From a single Nitrogeniibacter mangrovi genomic region:
- a CDS encoding SGNH/GDSL hydrolase family protein produces MVSTRHVLAGICLAVFTHVASAAALLSHYSQLVFFGDSLSDNGNIYALSGGQFPPAPYWNGRFSNGPVAAETMANALGLSLSDYAYGGAKTGPDALGHDNYRWDLGLDGTGLPNQVGMFAASLGAGSADANALYGIWGGANDYFEAGLTPPESVANLIGVVGDLYALGARNFFLPNLPDLGLTAEFLGTPLQGQMSFISQSFNTLLSASLMQLQLALPDASIVAFDTFNFMRAAIDTPADFGLTNVTDACLDSLACVLDPAVQDQYLFWDGVHPTTAAHERLGLAFAQAVAVPEPASLALFAFAIVLLGLQRCDQRGVRFDRPSVCEEGLAG; encoded by the coding sequence ATGGTCTCGACGCGTCATGTGCTGGCCGGCATCTGCCTGGCCGTCTTCACCCACGTCGCCAGCGCCGCTGCGCTGCTCAGCCATTACTCGCAACTCGTGTTCTTTGGCGACAGCCTGTCCGACAACGGCAACATCTATGCGCTCAGCGGCGGCCAGTTTCCGCCCGCACCCTACTGGAACGGGCGCTTCAGCAACGGCCCCGTGGCGGCCGAAACCATGGCCAATGCCCTGGGCCTGAGCCTGAGCGACTACGCCTACGGCGGCGCCAAGACCGGTCCGGACGCGCTCGGCCACGACAACTACCGCTGGGATCTGGGCCTCGACGGCACCGGCCTGCCCAACCAGGTCGGCATGTTCGCCGCCTCGCTCGGCGCCGGTTCGGCCGATGCGAACGCGCTCTACGGCATCTGGGGTGGCGCCAACGATTACTTCGAAGCCGGCCTCACACCGCCCGAATCGGTCGCCAACCTCATCGGTGTCGTCGGCGATCTGTACGCCCTCGGCGCGCGCAACTTCTTCCTCCCCAACCTGCCCGACCTGGGCCTGACGGCCGAATTCCTCGGCACCCCGCTGCAGGGCCAGATGAGCTTCATCTCGCAAAGCTTCAACACCTTGCTGAGCGCCAGCCTGATGCAACTGCAGCTCGCCTTGCCCGACGCCTCCATCGTCGCCTTCGACACCTTCAACTTCATGCGCGCCGCCATCGACACCCCGGCCGATTTCGGCCTCACCAACGTGACCGACGCCTGCCTCGACAGCCTCGCCTGCGTGCTCGACCCGGCGGTGCAGGACCAGTACCTGTTCTGGGACGGCGTCCATCCGACCACGGCGGCCCACGAACGCCTCGGTCTGGCCTTCGCGCAGGCGGTGGCGGTGCCGGAGCCTGCGAGTCTCGCGCTGTTTGCATTCGCGATCGTCCTGCTCGGCCTGCAACGCTGCGATCAACGCGGGGTTCGATTCGACCGGCCGTCGGTGTGCGAGGAAGGTTTGGCGGGATGA
- a CDS encoding AAA family ATPase, whose protein sequence is MRFEGSDTYVATDDLKLAVNAAITLQRPLLIKGEPGTGKTMLAEEVAGALGVPLLQWHIKSTTKAQQGLYEYDAVSRLRDSQLGDDRVRDIANYIVKGVLWQAFEHDQPCVVLIDEIDKADIEFPNDLLRELDRMEFHVYETRETIRARSRPIVFITSNNEKELPDAFLRRCFFHYIQFPDRETMQAIVDVHFPGLKPALLKEALEVFFGLREISGLKKKPSTSELIDWLKLLVAEDIPAEALHARDDADALPPLHGALLKNEQDVHLFERLVFMNRRNR, encoded by the coding sequence ATGCGCTTCGAAGGCAGCGACACCTATGTCGCCACGGACGATCTGAAGCTGGCGGTCAACGCCGCCATCACCCTGCAACGGCCGTTGCTGATCAAGGGCGAGCCGGGCACCGGCAAGACGATGCTGGCCGAGGAAGTGGCCGGCGCCCTAGGCGTGCCCCTGCTCCAGTGGCATATCAAGTCCACCACCAAGGCGCAGCAGGGCCTGTATGAGTACGACGCGGTGTCGCGCCTGCGCGATTCGCAACTGGGCGACGACCGGGTCAGGGACATCGCCAACTACATCGTCAAGGGCGTGCTCTGGCAGGCCTTCGAGCACGACCAGCCGTGCGTGGTGCTGATCGACGAGATCGACAAGGCCGACATCGAGTTCCCCAACGATCTGCTGCGCGAGCTCGATCGCATGGAATTTCACGTGTACGAGACGCGGGAAACGATCCGCGCCCGCAGCCGCCCCATCGTGTTCATCACCTCGAACAACGAGAAGGAGTTGCCCGACGCTTTCCTGCGCCGCTGCTTCTTCCACTACATCCAGTTCCCCGACCGGGAGACCATGCAGGCGATCGTCGACGTGCATTTCCCCGGCCTCAAGCCGGCGCTGCTCAAGGAGGCGCTCGAGGTGTTCTTCGGGCTGCGCGAGATCTCGGGGCTAAAGAAGAAGCCGTCCACGTCGGAGCTGATCGACTGGCTCAAGCTGCTCGTGGCCGAGGACATTCCCGCCGAAGCACTTCATGCCCGAGATGATGCCGACGCGCTGCCGCCGCTGCATGGCGCGCTGCTCAAGAACGAACAGGACGTGCATCTGTTCGAGCGCCTGGTGTTCATGAACCGGCGCAATCGCTGA
- a CDS encoding TIR domain-containing protein encodes MDGIFISYRRDDSAGYAGRLYDRLVQHFGAERVFMDVEGIEPGTDFVLAIEKAVASCRVLIVLIGDEWLNVADTSGRRRLDDPHDFIRLETSTALARDIRVVPVLLDGTPMPPMDALPEDLQPLVRRQAVELTHKQWEATSGELIRTLEKILQTPADMAETAPANEAPVAAPPSPPRRRWLPAWAALGALVLGVGAWTLTSVRLETPETRVTVSRTPAPPAASAPADASPSPPESSPVEPTPAPARLAATDTRLAFGPLATGSAQVREWSLRNDGGQDAPVTLELGGKDAASFRIPVQTCTAGIAAGARCSVSIQYRPANPGTHEATLSAVSGANRIVLALSGSAEAPPPRPPPEPATPAAPRPPKPEILALEATPEAGGARLCYRVKDADTVVLEPQGGRMANASRDCTRVTLDAPATITLIASNGIGTVSRRLRVEPGASTPATPTTTASSLLPAPGDTWVYRMRGKWANSPKRTLSITVDKVDGGLVTETMTLLEPRQRPGGTHRSSNAAPAFVDWTWMGWEFTPWFITSEAIREGRWSGFKVPDMDNQWFDWRAEAKVSGREDVSVPAGRFSAITVQVLAQRRQTGSQIQADVEPTQAKFTLWYAPQAKRYVKMERIIQSASGIEIERDRIELVRYTTH; translated from the coding sequence ATGGACGGAATCTTCATCAGCTACCGCCGCGACGACTCGGCCGGTTACGCCGGCCGGCTCTACGATCGCCTGGTGCAGCACTTCGGTGCCGAGCGGGTGTTCATGGACGTGGAGGGGATCGAGCCGGGCACCGACTTCGTCCTCGCCATCGAAAAGGCGGTCGCCTCCTGCCGGGTGCTGATCGTCCTCATCGGCGACGAGTGGCTGAACGTGGCGGACACCTCCGGCCGGCGGCGGCTGGACGACCCGCACGATTTCATCCGCCTGGAAACCAGCACCGCGCTGGCGCGGGACATCCGCGTGGTGCCGGTGCTGCTCGACGGCACCCCCATGCCGCCGATGGATGCCCTGCCCGAAGACCTGCAACCCCTGGTCCGACGACAGGCTGTGGAACTCACCCACAAGCAGTGGGAGGCCACCTCGGGCGAGCTGATCCGCACCCTGGAGAAGATTCTTCAGACACCGGCGGACATGGCCGAGACCGCCCCCGCGAACGAAGCGCCGGTCGCAGCACCGCCTTCGCCACCACGGCGCCGTTGGCTGCCCGCATGGGCCGCGCTGGGCGCGCTGGTGCTGGGGGTGGGCGCATGGACGCTCACGTCGGTGCGTCTGGAAACCCCCGAGACCCGGGTGACGGTGTCGCGAACGCCGGCGCCACCCGCCGCGTCAGCGCCCGCCGACGCATCGCCGTCGCCGCCCGAATCGTCGCCGGTCGAACCGACGCCGGCCCCCGCCCGGCTCGCCGCCACCGACACCCGACTCGCCTTCGGCCCCCTCGCCACGGGCAGCGCGCAGGTGCGCGAGTGGTCGCTGCGCAACGACGGCGGACAGGACGCGCCGGTCACCCTCGAACTGGGCGGCAAGGATGCCGCCAGTTTCCGCATTCCGGTCCAGACCTGCACCGCGGGCATCGCCGCGGGCGCGCGTTGCAGCGTCTCGATCCAGTATCGTCCCGCGAACCCGGGCACACACGAAGCCACCCTCAGCGCCGTCAGTGGCGCGAACCGCATCGTCCTGGCGCTGTCCGGCAGCGCCGAGGCGCCGCCCCCCAGGCCCCCGCCCGAGCCCGCCACCCCGGCCGCGCCGCGCCCGCCCAAACCCGAGATCCTGGCGCTGGAAGCGACCCCCGAGGCCGGCGGCGCCCGGCTCTGCTACCGGGTCAAGGATGCGGACACGGTCGTCCTCGAACCGCAAGGCGGACGCATGGCCAACGCCTCGCGCGACTGCACCCGTGTGACGCTCGACGCCCCGGCCACGATCACGCTGATCGCCTCCAACGGCATCGGCACGGTCAGCCGGCGGCTGCGTGTCGAACCGGGCGCCAGCACCCCGGCGACACCCACGACCACCGCCAGTTCCCTGCTTCCCGCGCCGGGCGACACCTGGGTGTATCGCATGCGTGGCAAATGGGCCAACAGCCCCAAGCGCACGCTCTCGATCACCGTCGACAAGGTGGACGGCGGGCTCGTGACCGAAACCATGACCCTGCTCGAACCGCGCCAGCGCCCCGGCGGCACGCACCGCTCGAGCAACGCGGCGCCCGCCTTCGTCGACTGGACCTGGATGGGCTGGGAGTTCACCCCCTGGTTCATCACCTCGGAGGCGATTCGCGAAGGCCGGTGGTCGGGCTTCAAGGTGCCGGACATGGACAACCAGTGGTTCGACTGGCGCGCCGAGGCCAAGGTGAGCGGGCGCGAGGACGTGAGCGTACCGGCCGGGCGCTTCTCCGCCATCACGGTGCAGGTGCTGGCGCAGCGCCGCCAGACCGGCAGCCAGATCCAGGCCGACGTGGAACCGACCCAGGCGAAATTCACCCTGTGGTACGCCCCCCAGGCCAAGCGCTATGTGAAGATGGAACGCATCATCCAGTCGGCCAGCGGCATCGAGATCGAGCGCGACCGGATCGAACTGGTCCGTTACACGACCCACTGA
- a CDS encoding vWA domain-containing protein, whose translation MLIDFFLHLRQHTLPVSTKEFLTLLDGLRQHVCGHSIDDFYHFSRTCLIKDEAHYDRFDRAFGSYFKGVTEIPGLDADLPEAWLRALMKKHLTPEEKAALEKLGWDKLMDEFRKRLDEQQGRHQGGNKWVGTGGSSPFGNAGYHPEGIRVGGESAGNRTAIKVWDKREYRNLDDSVEIGTRNIKVALRRLRRFAREGAAEELDLDTTVAATARNAGWLDLHMRPERHNAVKALMFFDVGGSMDDHIKVCEELFSAARTEFKHLEYYYFHNCVYEHVWKDAHRRHSDRTALLDVLHTYGPDYKLIFVGDATMSPYEILHPHGAIETMNAEPGAAWLRRLLDAYPAAAWLNPEPQRLWEYRQSIRIVQDIMGAERMYPLTLSGLTAAISALSKKR comes from the coding sequence ATGTTGATCGACTTCTTCCTTCATCTGCGCCAGCACACGCTGCCGGTCTCGACCAAGGAGTTCCTCACCCTGCTCGACGGCCTGCGCCAGCATGTGTGCGGCCATTCCATCGACGATTTCTACCATTTCTCGCGCACCTGCCTGATCAAGGACGAGGCCCACTACGACAGGTTCGACCGGGCCTTCGGCAGCTACTTCAAGGGCGTCACCGAGATCCCCGGACTCGACGCCGATCTGCCTGAGGCATGGCTGCGGGCGCTGATGAAGAAGCACCTCACACCCGAAGAGAAGGCCGCGCTCGAAAAACTCGGCTGGGACAAGCTCATGGACGAGTTCCGCAAGCGCCTCGACGAACAGCAGGGGCGCCACCAGGGCGGCAACAAGTGGGTCGGCACCGGCGGCTCCTCGCCTTTCGGAAACGCCGGCTACCACCCCGAGGGCATCCGGGTCGGGGGCGAGTCGGCGGGCAACCGCACCGCCATCAAGGTGTGGGACAAGCGCGAATACCGCAACCTGGACGACAGCGTCGAGATCGGCACCCGCAACATCAAGGTGGCGCTGCGCCGGCTGCGCCGCTTCGCCCGCGAAGGCGCGGCCGAGGAACTGGACCTGGACACCACCGTCGCCGCCACCGCCCGCAATGCCGGCTGGCTCGACCTGCACATGCGTCCGGAACGCCACAACGCGGTCAAGGCGCTCATGTTCTTCGACGTGGGCGGCTCCATGGACGACCACATCAAGGTCTGCGAAGAACTGTTCTCCGCCGCGCGCACCGAGTTCAAGCACCTGGAGTACTACTACTTCCACAACTGCGTGTATGAACACGTGTGGAAGGACGCGCACCGCCGCCACTCGGACCGCACAGCCCTGCTCGACGTGCTCCACACCTACGGGCCGGACTACAAGCTCATCTTCGTCGGCGACGCCACCATGAGTCCCTACGAAATCCTCCACCCCCACGGCGCCATCGAAACCATGAACGCCGAGCCCGGCGCCGCCTGGCTGCGCCGCCTGCTCGACGCCTATCCGGCGGCCGCCTGGCTCAATCCCGAACCGCAGCGACTGTGGGAATACCGCCAGTCCATCCGGATCGTGCAGGACATCATGGGCGCCGAGCGCATGTACCCGCTTACTCTCAGCGGGCTGACGGCGGCCATTTCGGCGTTATCGAAGAAGCGGTAG
- a CDS encoding IS110 family RNA-guided transposase — protein sequence MSSFVLGIDVSKDKLDCALQLPDGKLRHKVVSNAPEGFKRLDEWLAQRGVGQVHVCMEATGIYWEASAEYLSGREHTTVSVINPAQIKAFGASRLVRTKTDKVDASLIAQFCAERCPPPWQAPSAQEQALRAMVLRLEALQNMHRQESNRLLVARDAVREGIEAHLAWLDEQITQLVRQINDHIDNDPDMHDKRQLLESIPGVGERTVAVLLAFYADPARFGNARQAVAFAGLDPRQHESGSSVRGRSHLSKVGHAFIRKALYMPAVVTAYKTTWGGRFRQRLVRRGKHPKLIIGAMMRKLLQVAYGVLKSGKPFDPTLHET from the coding sequence ATGAGTTCTTTTGTGTTGGGTATCGATGTTTCCAAGGACAAGCTCGACTGCGCATTACAGCTGCCCGATGGCAAGCTGCGCCACAAGGTGGTGAGCAACGCGCCAGAGGGCTTCAAGCGGCTGGACGAGTGGCTCGCCCAGCGCGGCGTTGGCCAAGTGCACGTATGCATGGAAGCGACCGGCATCTACTGGGAAGCTTCGGCAGAGTACTTGTCTGGTCGCGAGCACACGACTGTCAGCGTCATCAATCCAGCCCAGATCAAGGCGTTCGGTGCATCGAGATTGGTGCGCACCAAGACCGACAAGGTCGATGCTTCGTTGATCGCCCAGTTCTGCGCCGAGCGTTGCCCGCCACCCTGGCAAGCACCGAGTGCCCAAGAGCAGGCGCTTCGCGCCATGGTGCTGCGCCTGGAGGCGTTGCAGAACATGCATCGGCAGGAGAGCAACCGTTTGCTGGTCGCCCGCGATGCCGTGCGCGAGGGCATCGAAGCGCATCTGGCCTGGCTTGATGAACAGATTACCCAGTTGGTGCGCCAGATCAACGATCACATCGACAATGATCCGGACATGCATGACAAACGACAGTTGCTCGAATCCATTCCCGGTGTGGGCGAGCGCACGGTCGCGGTCTTGCTTGCTTTCTATGCCGATCCGGCGCGCTTTGGCAATGCGCGCCAGGCCGTTGCATTTGCCGGGCTCGATCCGCGCCAGCACGAATCCGGTTCGAGCGTCAGAGGACGTTCGCATCTGTCCAAGGTCGGCCATGCGTTCATCCGCAAGGCCTTATACATGCCAGCGGTTGTGACCGCGTACAAAACGACATGGGGTGGCCGATTCCGCCAACGCCTCGTGCGGCGCGGGAAGCATCCGAAGCTGATCATCGGGGCGATGATGCGAAAACTGCTTCAGGTGGCCTATGGTGTGCTCAAGTCGGGCAAGCCGTTCGACCCGACGCTTCACGAGACTTGA
- a CDS encoding inorganic diphosphatase: MNPPELDVVIEIPRGSFLKRGSSGHIDFVSPLPCPFNYGAVPHLLGQEGDLLDAVVLGPRLPVGTRVTLPAWGAVILIDRGMTDDKLICSAHPVSAAERRRILRFFAFYARCKGVLNAWRRRPGRNACGGWCGTDEALARARPCGPDWHGPSVTF; encoded by the coding sequence ATGAACCCGCCCGAACTCGACGTCGTCATCGAAATCCCCCGCGGCAGCTTTCTCAAACGCGGCTCCAGCGGGCACATCGATTTCGTCTCGCCCCTGCCCTGCCCCTTCAACTATGGCGCCGTGCCTCACTTGCTCGGACAGGAAGGCGATCTGCTCGACGCCGTGGTGCTGGGCCCGCGCCTGCCGGTGGGCACCCGCGTGACCCTGCCCGCCTGGGGCGCGGTGATCCTGATCGACCGGGGCATGACCGACGACAAGCTGATCTGCAGCGCTCATCCGGTAAGCGCGGCCGAGCGCCGGCGCATCCTGCGTTTCTTCGCCTTCTACGCCCGCTGCAAGGGGGTGCTCAACGCGTGGCGACGGCGCCCGGGGCGAAACGCCTGCGGCGGCTGGTGCGGCACCGACGAGGCGCTGGCACGGGCACGGCCATGCGGGCCGGATTGGCACGGCCCGTCGGTGACGTTCTAG
- a CDS encoding M61 family metallopeptidase — MTAINYRIEPVDLAGHLFEVTMEIPEPLRDGQCVRLPAWIPGSYMIRDFARNIVTLTAEAGGKPVAVEKLDKQTWRCGRVPVGEPLVLRYAVYAWDLSVRAAHLDQTHGFFNGTSVFLSADGHEAQPCLVDIRPPRSGAIGVWRVATAMREAKGRAGAAKRHGFGLYRADNYDELIDHPVEMGAFTLASFKAGGIPHEVVLTGRHDCDTERLCADLARICQWQIDLFGGTPPMDRYVFLTLVVGDGYGGLEHRASTALLTSRNELPWAGMEGTPEAYQRFLGLCSHEYFHSWNVKRIKPARFTPYELAAESYTRLLWAFEGFTSYYDDLCLVRSGVVTPEAYLKSLGETITRVERGSGRLKQSVADSSFDAWSKFYKQDENAPNAIVSYYTKGSLIALALDLKLREASGGDFSLDDVMRTLWSRHGETGLGVPEAGVFEIVAQIGGDAIARWLKRAVNGTDDLPLAKLLKPVGVSLTTTAGPRPSLGVRLKSKTGKAILAAVHEGSAAHLAGLSAGDTLVAIDGLRVTAETLDGMLERKAAGATLQVHFFRRDELMCVDLVLAAGEVATQLSLVARPDAKTRRLRGGWLGV, encoded by the coding sequence ATGACCGCGATCAACTACCGTATCGAACCCGTCGACCTGGCCGGCCACCTGTTCGAGGTGACCATGGAGATTCCGGAACCGTTGCGTGACGGGCAATGCGTGCGCTTGCCGGCGTGGATTCCGGGCAGCTACATGATTCGCGATTTTGCGCGCAACATCGTCACCCTGACCGCCGAGGCGGGTGGCAAGCCGGTGGCGGTCGAGAAGCTCGACAAGCAGACCTGGCGTTGTGGCCGGGTGCCCGTCGGCGAGCCGTTGGTGCTGCGCTACGCCGTCTATGCGTGGGATCTGTCGGTGCGCGCCGCGCATCTGGACCAGACCCACGGCTTCTTCAACGGCACCAGCGTGTTCCTGAGCGCGGACGGACACGAGGCGCAGCCCTGTCTGGTCGACATCCGGCCACCGCGCAGCGGCGCGATCGGTGTTTGGCGGGTCGCCACCGCCATGCGCGAGGCCAAGGGCCGGGCGGGTGCGGCCAAGCGCCACGGTTTCGGGCTCTATCGCGCCGACAACTACGACGAGCTGATCGATCATCCGGTCGAGATGGGCGCGTTCACCCTCGCCAGTTTCAAGGCTGGCGGCATCCCCCACGAAGTCGTGCTCACCGGGCGCCATGACTGTGACACCGAGCGCCTGTGCGCGGACCTGGCGCGCATCTGCCAATGGCAGATCGACCTGTTCGGCGGCACGCCCCCGATGGATCGTTATGTCTTCCTCACCCTGGTCGTGGGCGACGGCTATGGCGGCCTCGAACACCGCGCCAGCACCGCGCTGCTCACCTCACGGAACGAACTGCCGTGGGCCGGGATGGAGGGGACGCCGGAGGCCTACCAGCGCTTCCTCGGCCTGTGCAGCCACGAATACTTTCACAGCTGGAACGTCAAGCGCATCAAGCCGGCGCGCTTCACGCCATACGAGCTGGCTGCGGAGAGCTATACGCGCCTGTTGTGGGCGTTCGAGGGTTTCACCTCCTATTACGACGACCTGTGCCTGGTGCGCAGCGGTGTCGTGACGCCCGAGGCCTATCTCAAGAGCCTGGGCGAGACCATCACCCGCGTCGAACGCGGCAGCGGCCGCCTCAAGCAGAGCGTGGCCGACTCCTCTTTCGACGCCTGGAGCAAGTTCTACAAGCAGGACGAAAACGCGCCCAACGCCATCGTCAGCTACTACACCAAGGGCTCGCTCATCGCGCTGGCGCTGGACCTCAAGCTGCGTGAGGCCAGCGGTGGCGACTTCAGTCTCGATGACGTGATGCGCACCCTGTGGAGCCGCCATGGCGAGACCGGCCTCGGCGTGCCCGAGGCCGGCGTGTTCGAGATCGTCGCCCAGATCGGCGGCGACGCCATCGCCCGCTGGCTCAAGCGCGCGGTAAACGGCACCGACGACCTGCCGCTGGCGAAACTGCTCAAGCCGGTGGGCGTGTCGCTGACGACGACGGCCGGCCCGCGCCCGTCGCTGGGCGTGCGCCTCAAGTCCAAGACCGGCAAGGCCATACTGGCCGCCGTTCACGAAGGCAGCGCTGCACATCTGGCGGGCCTCTCGGCGGGGGACACCCTCGTCGCGATCGACGGCCTGCGGGTCACCGCCGAAACGCTCGACGGCATGCTCGAGCGCAAGGCGGCCGGCGCGACGCTGCAGGTGCATTTCTTCCGCCGTGACGAGTTGATGTGCGTGGATCTCGTGCTTGCGGCGGGGGAGGTGGCGACGCAGCTGAGCCTCGTCGCGAGGCCCGACGCGAAGACGCGTCGCCTGCGCGGCGGCTGGCTGGGCGTGTGA
- the ftsH gene encoding ATP-dependent zinc metalloprotease FtsH codes for MNNLFKNLAIWMVIGVVLMTVFNQFNNRQMAQQTMAYSDFMQEAKAGRIAEVQIDGQTIRAKTQDGRPLVVYSTGRDIWMESDLMRYGVKVRAAKPDEEQSFLMNIFVSWFPMLLLIGVWIFFMRQMQGGGRGGAFSFGKSRARMLDDSANTVTFADVAGCDEAKEEVSELVDFLRDPSKFQKLGGRIPKGVLMVGSPGTGKTLLAKAIAGEAKVPFFSISGSDFVEMFVGVGAARVRDMFEQAKKQAPCIIFIDEIDAVGRQRGAGLGGGNDEREQTLNQLLVEMDGFEGQTGIIVIAATNRPDVLDPALLRPGRFDRQVVVPLPDIRGREQILRVHMRKVPIAPDVEPLVLARGTPGFAGADLANLVNEAALFAARANKRLVDMEDFERAKDKIMMGAERRSVVMPEEERRNTAYHESGHAVVAKLLDKTDPVHKVTIIPRGRALGVTMQLPEEDRFSQDRERLMQTIAVLFGGRIAEEIFMKQMTTGASNDFQRATDLARRMVTQWGMSDVLGPMVYGEEEGEIFLGRAVTTHKNVSESTMQKVDAEIRRILDQQYALARGLIEKNCDKVEMMTKALLEWETIDAKQINDIMEGREPRPPKPSSGPAPKSGDDSPDAAPTAPAPAA; via the coding sequence TTGAATAATCTCTTCAAGAACCTTGCGATCTGGATGGTGATCGGCGTCGTCCTGATGACCGTTTTCAACCAGTTCAACAATCGCCAGATGGCGCAGCAGACCATGGCCTACTCGGACTTCATGCAGGAAGCCAAGGCCGGTCGCATCGCCGAGGTCCAGATCGATGGGCAGACCATCCGCGCCAAGACGCAGGATGGCCGTCCGCTCGTGGTCTACAGCACCGGACGCGACATCTGGATGGAATCCGACCTGATGCGCTACGGCGTCAAGGTGCGTGCGGCCAAACCGGACGAGGAACAGTCCTTCCTCATGAACATCTTCGTGTCCTGGTTCCCGATGCTGCTGCTCATCGGTGTGTGGATCTTCTTCATGCGCCAGATGCAGGGCGGCGGGCGCGGGGGCGCGTTCTCCTTCGGCAAGTCGCGGGCACGCATGCTCGACGATTCGGCCAATACCGTCACCTTCGCCGACGTCGCCGGCTGCGACGAGGCCAAGGAGGAGGTCTCCGAACTGGTGGACTTCCTGCGTGACCCGTCCAAGTTCCAGAAGCTCGGTGGCCGCATCCCCAAGGGCGTGCTCATGGTCGGCTCGCCGGGTACCGGTAAGACGCTGCTCGCCAAGGCCATCGCCGGCGAGGCCAAGGTGCCGTTCTTCAGCATCTCCGGTTCCGATTTCGTGGAAATGTTCGTCGGTGTCGGCGCCGCGCGCGTGCGCGACATGTTCGAGCAGGCCAAGAAGCAGGCGCCGTGCATCATCTTCATCGACGAGATCGACGCGGTCGGTCGTCAGCGCGGCGCCGGTCTCGGCGGCGGTAACGACGAACGTGAGCAGACGCTCAACCAGCTGCTGGTGGAGATGGATGGTTTCGAGGGCCAGACCGGTATCATCGTGATCGCGGCCACCAACCGTCCCGACGTGCTCGACCCGGCGCTGCTGCGCCCGGGCCGTTTCGACCGCCAGGTGGTGGTGCCGCTGCCCGATATCCGCGGTCGTGAGCAGATCCTGCGCGTGCACATGCGCAAGGTGCCCATCGCGCCGGACGTGGAGCCGCTGGTGCTGGCACGTGGTACGCCGGGCTTTGCCGGTGCCGATCTGGCCAACCTGGTCAACGAGGCCGCCCTGTTCGCCGCTCGCGCCAACAAGCGCCTGGTGGACATGGAGGACTTCGAGCGCGCCAAGGACAAGATCATGATGGGCGCCGAGCGCCGGTCCGTGGTCATGCCCGAGGAAGAGCGCCGCAATACCGCTTACCACGAGTCGGGTCATGCGGTGGTCGCCAAGCTGCTCGACAAGACCGATCCGGTGCACAAGGTCACCATCATCCCGCGCGGCCGTGCACTCGGCGTCACCATGCAGTTGCCGGAGGAGGATCGCTTCAGTCAGGATCGTGAGCGTCTGATGCAGACCATCGCGGTGTTGTTCGGCGGCCGCATCGCCGAAGAGATCTTCATGAAGCAGATGACCACCGGCGCGTCCAACGACTTCCAGCGGGCCACCGATCTGGCGCGCCGCATGGTGACCCAGTGGGGCATGTCCGATGTGCTCGGCCCCATGGTGTACGGCGAGGAGGAGGGCGAAATCTTCCTTGGCCGCGCCGTGACCACGCACAAGAACGTGTCCGAATCGACCATGCAGAAGGTGGATGCCGAGATCCGTCGCATCCTCGATCAGCAGTACGCGCTGGCGCGTGGCCTGATCGAGAAGAACTGCGACAAGGTCGAGATGATGACCAAGGCGCTGCTCGAATGGGAGACCATCGACGCCAAGCAGATCAACGACATCATGGAAGGCCGCGAGCCGCGGCCACCGAAACCGAGCAGCGGGCCGGCGCCCAAGTCGGGCGACGACTCGCCGGATGCCGCACCGACGGCACCCGCGCCCGCCGCCTGA
- the rlmE gene encoding 23S rRNA (uridine(2552)-2'-O)-methyltransferase RlmE, with protein MKRSKTSKAWMREHVNDPYVHKAKAAGYRARAAFKLLEIDQKDHLLRSGMTVVDLGAAPGSWSQIAARQVGDSGRVIALDLLEIDPLHNVHFIQGDFQSDAVLHQLEAALAGQPVDLVISDIAPNMSGIATADQARAIYLCELALDFAASHLKPGGNFLVKVFQGAGIDAYRRSMQDVFEKVVVRKPAASRDRSAEVYFLGLGRKADG; from the coding sequence ATGAAGCGAAGCAAGACCAGCAAGGCATGGATGCGCGAGCACGTGAACGATCCCTATGTTCACAAGGCGAAAGCGGCGGGTTACCGGGCCCGCGCCGCCTTCAAACTGCTCGAGATCGACCAGAAGGACCACCTCTTGCGTTCCGGCATGACGGTGGTGGACCTCGGCGCCGCCCCCGGCTCCTGGAGTCAGATCGCGGCTCGGCAGGTGGGGGACAGCGGCCGGGTGATCGCCCTCGATCTGCTCGAGATCGACCCGCTGCACAATGTGCATTTCATCCAGGGCGACTTCCAGAGCGACGCGGTGTTGCATCAGCTTGAAGCCGCGCTCGCCGGTCAGCCGGTGGACCTTGTGATTTCGGATATCGCCCCCAACATGTCAGGTATTGCCACCGCCGATCAGGCGCGCGCCATTTATTTGTGTGAGCTGGCGCTGGACTTTGCCGCCAGCCATCTGAAACCCGGCGGCAATTTCCTCGTCAAGGTGTTCCAGGGCGCGGGGATCGATGCCTATCGGCGCAGCATGCAGGACGTGTTCGAGAAGGTCGTGGTGCGAAAGCCCGCCGCGTCCCGTGATCGCAGTGCCGAAGTGTATTTTCTGGGCCTGGGCAGGAAGGCCGACGGATAG